A window of the Mesorhizobium opportunistum WSM2075 genome harbors these coding sequences:
- a CDS encoding ABC transporter ATP-binding protein, translating to MAAAETILSVKDLRVRFRTLDGAVEAVKGINIHVNAGETVAVVGESGSGKSQTMMAAMSLLASNGEASGSVDYRGRNLLALSKSELNKVRGRKISMIFQEPMTSLDPLYSIGNQLIEPIRRHRGLNAAEAHEEALKLLRLVHIPDPERRMKSYPHEMSGGQRQRVMIAMALANDPDILIADEPTTALDVTIQAQILMLLAELQRKLGMAIVFITHDLGIVRRFADRVYVMRRGEVVEEGEAEAIFVDPQHAYTKMLLAAEPTGTKAPPPAKAPVVLEGRNVEVTFRIGGGFLAGEPLMLRAVDDISIRLQRNQTIGIVGESGSGKSTLGRALLRLLPSDGLIRFGDRDISTADRQAMRPLRRQMQLVFQDPFGSLSPRMTVGQVITEGLLVHEPDLSGKQRDQRAVEALREVGLDPNARNRYPHEFSGGQRQRIAIARAMILKPKMVVLDEPTSALDRSVQKQIVELLRKLQADHELSYLFISHDLAVVRAMADYIIVMKQGKIVEEGPTEAIFSNPQAAYTQTLMNAAIDVTRFRLSA from the coding sequence ATGGCTGCTGCCGAAACCATCCTCAGCGTCAAGGACCTGCGCGTCCGTTTCCGCACGCTCGACGGCGCCGTCGAAGCGGTGAAGGGCATCAACATCCACGTCAATGCGGGCGAGACCGTTGCCGTGGTCGGCGAATCCGGCTCCGGCAAGAGCCAGACGATGATGGCGGCGATGAGCCTGCTGGCCTCCAACGGCGAAGCATCGGGCAGTGTCGATTATCGCGGCCGCAACCTCCTGGCACTGAGCAAGTCCGAGCTGAACAAGGTCCGCGGCCGCAAGATCAGCATGATCTTCCAGGAGCCGATGACCTCGCTCGATCCGCTTTATTCGATCGGCAACCAGCTGATCGAACCGATCCGCCGGCATCGCGGATTGAATGCCGCCGAGGCGCATGAGGAGGCGCTCAAGCTGCTGCGGCTGGTGCATATTCCGGATCCGGAGCGGCGGATGAAATCCTATCCGCACGAAATGTCCGGCGGCCAGCGCCAGCGCGTGATGATCGCCATGGCGCTCGCCAATGACCCCGACATCCTGATCGCCGACGAGCCGACGACGGCGCTCGACGTGACCATCCAGGCGCAGATCCTGATGCTTCTGGCCGAGCTGCAGCGCAAGCTCGGCATGGCGATCGTCTTCATCACCCACGATCTTGGCATCGTCCGGCGCTTCGCCGACCGGGTCTATGTCATGCGCCGGGGCGAGGTCGTCGAAGAGGGTGAGGCGGAAGCGATCTTCGTCGACCCGCAGCACGCCTATACCAAGATGCTGCTGGCGGCCGAGCCGACCGGAACCAAGGCGCCACCGCCCGCCAAGGCGCCCGTGGTGCTCGAAGGCAGGAATGTCGAAGTCACGTTCAGGATCGGCGGCGGCTTCCTCGCCGGCGAACCGTTGATGCTGCGCGCCGTCGACGACATTTCGATACGGCTGCAGCGCAACCAGACAATCGGCATTGTTGGCGAATCCGGCTCGGGAAAATCCACGCTCGGCCGCGCTTTGCTGCGGCTGTTGCCGAGCGACGGGCTCATTCGTTTCGGCGATCGCGACATTTCCACCGCCGACCGGCAGGCGATGCGGCCGCTGCGGCGCCAGATGCAACTGGTCTTCCAGGATCCGTTCGGCTCGCTGTCGCCGCGCATGACCGTCGGCCAGGTCATCACCGAAGGGCTGCTGGTGCATGAGCCTGATCTTTCGGGCAAGCAGCGCGACCAGCGCGCGGTCGAAGCCCTGCGCGAAGTCGGCCTCGATCCAAACGCGCGCAATCGCTACCCGCATGAATTCTCCGGTGGGCAACGGCAGCGCATCGCCATTGCCCGCGCCATGATCCTGAAACCCAAGATGGTCGTGCTCGACGAGCCGACCTCGGCGCTCGACCGCTCGGTGCAAAAACAAATCGTCGAACTGTTGCGCAAGCTGCAGGCCGACCACGAACTGTCCTACCTGTTCATCAGCCACGACCTTGCCGTTGTGCGCGCCATGGCCGACTACATCATCGTCATGAAGCAGGGCAAGATCGTCGAGGAAGGGCCGACCGAGGCGATCTTCAGCAATCCGCAGGCTGCCTATACCCAAACGCTGATGAATGCGGCAATCGATGTCACGCGGTTCCGGTTGAGCGCCTGA
- a CDS encoding TadE/TadG family type IV pilus assembly protein: MAQNLISKVRRRALRADTSGTSAVEFALLSPLFILLLLGMVAYGIYFGAASSIQQIAADAARTAIAGLNQTERQTLVAAFLTNNAGGYPFVDASKLSYQANDSVADGSQFVVSVSYDARNLPIWNLFPGIAMPGTTIKRQSTIRVGGI; the protein is encoded by the coding sequence ATGGCTCAGAACCTCATTTCCAAAGTCCGAAGGCGTGCGCTCCGAGCGGACACTTCGGGAACTTCAGCGGTCGAGTTCGCTCTGTTGTCACCGCTGTTCATCCTCCTCTTGCTCGGAATGGTTGCATACGGCATCTATTTCGGAGCTGCCAGCTCTATTCAGCAGATTGCGGCCGACGCCGCCCGGACGGCCATCGCCGGATTGAACCAGACCGAGCGCCAGACACTCGTGGCCGCATTCCTCACCAACAATGCCGGCGGCTACCCCTTCGTGGACGCCAGCAAACTGTCCTACCAGGCCAATGACAGCGTGGCCGACGGCAGCCAGTTCGTGGTGTCCGTCTCGTACGATGCGCGCAACCTGCCGATCTGGAATCTCTTCCCGGGCATAGCGATGCCCGGGACCACGATCAAACGCCAGTCGACGATCAGGGTCGGGGGGATCTGA
- a CDS encoding ABC transporter permease subunit — protein MLRYVFRRLLTAIPTLFVIVTMAFFLMRVAPGGPFNQERGLSPEIKANLEAQFGLNDPLWLQYVHYLGNLLRGNFGPSYNMPDFTVTELFAKGLPISIQLGASALILALLLGSVLGTVAALNQNKLGDYAVIALATAGSTIPTFVIAPVIQLLFGLTWKLLPIGGWGDGAFINKIGPVLTLALPQIAIVARLMRGSMIESLRSHHIRTARALGLSDWSVVVKHALRGAILPIVSFTGPAAAALLTGSVIVETIFSIPGVGRYFVDAALNRDYTLVMGTVVVIAIFTIVFNLIVDVMYAVVDPRVRYD, from the coding sequence ATGCTGCGATACGTATTCCGGCGGCTTTTGACCGCCATTCCGACGCTGTTCGTCATCGTGACGATGGCGTTTTTCCTGATGCGCGTCGCGCCGGGCGGCCCATTCAACCAAGAGCGCGGGCTGAGCCCCGAGATCAAGGCCAACCTTGAAGCCCAATTCGGCCTCAACGACCCGCTCTGGCTGCAATATGTCCACTATCTCGGCAATCTCCTGCGCGGCAATTTCGGCCCGAGCTACAACATGCCGGATTTCACCGTCACCGAACTGTTTGCCAAGGGCCTGCCCATTTCCATCCAGCTCGGCGCCTCGGCGCTGATCCTGGCGCTGCTGCTCGGCAGTGTGCTCGGCACCGTCGCCGCGCTCAACCAGAACAAGCTTGGCGATTACGCGGTGATTGCGCTGGCGACCGCCGGCAGCACCATCCCGACCTTCGTTATCGCGCCAGTGATCCAGCTTCTGTTCGGGCTGACCTGGAAGCTGTTGCCGATCGGCGGGTGGGGCGATGGCGCCTTCATCAACAAGATCGGCCCGGTGCTCACCCTCGCCTTGCCGCAGATCGCCATCGTTGCCCGCCTGATGCGCGGCTCGATGATCGAATCGCTGCGCTCCCACCATATCCGCACCGCACGTGCCCTCGGCCTCTCCGACTGGTCGGTGGTGGTCAAGCACGCGCTGCGCGGCGCCATCTTGCCGATCGTCTCGTTCACCGGCCCGGCGGCGGCGGCGCTGTTGACCGGTTCGGTCATCGTCGAGACGATCTTTTCCATTCCAGGCGTCGGCCGCTATTTCGTCGATGCCGCCCTCAACCGCGACTACACGCTGGTGATGGGAACGGTGGTGGTGATCGCCATCTTCACCATCGTCTTCAACCTGATCGTCGACGTCATGTACGCGGTCGTCGACCCGAGGGTGCGCTATGACTGA
- a CDS encoding peptide ABC transporter substrate-binding protein codes for MLKNMLKATVFATTMAVTAGAFYTPAFAEIVYNRGTAAESESVDPHKTSTVYEANVLRDLFQGLVMQDEKANLIPGAAESWTVSDDGTVYTFKLRKDGMWSDGSPVTADDFVYAFHRLEDPATGAEYASMLYPVKGAEDVNTKKGKPEDMGVKAIDANTLEVTLKAPTPYFLEMLTHQATYPVSKASIEKLGADWIKPGNLVSNGAYTLAEWVPNDHMKLVKNPKFWDAATVKFDVVNYIPTEDRSSAMKRFEAGELDSYDDLPTEQLADLKTKFGDQIHVGPYLGTYYYAIKTDKAPWNNPELRNAISMAIDRDFLAEKVWQNSMLPGYSMVPPGIEGYTPAVAKYADMPQIDREDAAKKILEKLGYTPEHPLKMEIRYNTSENHKNTAVAIQEQLKPLGVDVTLLNTDTKTHYSFLEQKGDYDVARAAWIADYKDPETFLGISRKASGNNYSNYDSPAYEAAMDKAAAAGGKPEERMKELSEAERILVDDVGQIPLLYYSYHDIVSSKLHGFVDNVMDVHPSRFVSKD; via the coding sequence ATGCTGAAAAACATGCTGAAGGCGACGGTTTTCGCCACGACCATGGCAGTGACCGCCGGCGCTTTCTACACGCCGGCCTTCGCCGAAATTGTCTACAACCGAGGCACCGCTGCAGAATCAGAATCCGTCGACCCGCACAAGACCTCGACGGTTTACGAAGCCAATGTCCTGCGCGACCTGTTCCAGGGCCTCGTCATGCAGGACGAGAAGGCGAACCTCATTCCAGGCGCCGCCGAGAGCTGGACGGTATCGGACGACGGCACCGTCTACACCTTCAAGCTGCGCAAGGACGGCATGTGGTCGGACGGCAGCCCGGTGACGGCGGACGACTTCGTCTACGCGTTCCATCGGCTGGAAGACCCGGCGACGGGCGCCGAATACGCCTCGATGCTTTATCCGGTAAAGGGTGCGGAGGACGTCAACACCAAGAAGGGCAAGCCTGAGGACATGGGCGTCAAGGCGATCGACGCCAACACCCTGGAGGTGACGCTGAAGGCGCCGACGCCCTACTTCCTGGAGATGCTGACCCACCAGGCGACCTATCCGGTCAGCAAGGCCTCCATCGAAAAGCTCGGCGCCGATTGGATCAAGCCCGGCAATCTGGTCTCGAACGGCGCCTATACGCTGGCCGAATGGGTTCCCAACGACCACATGAAACTGGTCAAGAATCCGAAATTCTGGGACGCCGCGACCGTCAAGTTCGACGTGGTCAACTACATCCCGACCGAAGACCGCTCATCGGCGATGAAGCGCTTCGAGGCCGGCGAACTCGACAGCTATGACGACCTGCCGACCGAACAGCTCGCCGATCTCAAGACCAAGTTCGGCGACCAGATCCACGTCGGGCCATATCTCGGCACCTACTACTACGCGATCAAGACCGACAAGGCGCCTTGGAACAATCCCGAGCTGCGCAACGCCATCTCGATGGCGATCGACCGCGACTTCCTGGCCGAAAAAGTCTGGCAGAATTCGATGCTGCCTGGCTATTCGATGGTGCCTCCGGGCATCGAGGGCTATACGCCGGCAGTGGCCAAATATGCCGACATGCCGCAGATCGACCGCGAGGACGCAGCCAAGAAAATCCTCGAGAAGCTCGGCTACACGCCGGAACATCCGCTGAAGATGGAAATCCGCTACAACACCTCGGAGAACCACAAGAACACCGCGGTCGCCATCCAGGAACAGCTGAAGCCGCTCGGCGTCGACGTCACCTTGCTCAACACCGACACCAAGACCCACTATTCCTTCCTCGAGCAAAAGGGCGACTATGACGTGGCCCGTGCCGCCTGGATCGCCGACTACAAGGATCCCGAAACCTTCCTCGGCATCTCGCGCAAGGCGAGCGGCAACAACTACTCGAACTACGACAGCCCAGCCTACGAGGCGGCCATGGACAAGGCCGCGGCTGCTGGCGGCAAGCCCGAAGAGCGCATGAAGGAGCTCTCCGAGGCCGAGCGCATCCTGGTCGACGATGTCGGCCAGATTCCGCTTCTCTACTACAGCTACCACGACATCGTTTCCTCGAAGCTGCATGGCTTCGTCGACAACGTGATGGATGTGCATCCCTCGCGCTTCGTCAGCAAGGACTGA
- a CDS encoding ABC transporter permease yields the protein MTDIAASAPVIVGRSLWGDAWARLKANRAAMFSLYYLAFVAIISVFGPWFVPHQYTTIYADYVRTPPSFTAYPKADMIETALDDAIKRMRVDIKEWKQEGERVTVTVTSTKPIDDRNIRYLDRSDAFDNTKIESKSPDGLEVTMSTSVKQQYFLFGTDNTGRDLLSRTLMAGRISLAIGLLAGVVAVVIGVIYGATAGFAGGKVDEVMMRIVDVLYSLPFIFFVIMLVVFFGRNFVLMFLAVGAVLWLDMARIVRGQALSIRRQEYVQAAEAMGVGQRGILLRHVIPNLLGPVVIYMTLLVPQVIILESFLSFLGLGIQEPMTSWGVLISVGAKNIGTANWLLLFPAFFLVSTLFALNFVGDGLRDALDPRDR from the coding sequence ATGACTGATATCGCAGCCTCGGCCCCCGTCATCGTCGGCCGCTCGCTCTGGGGCGACGCCTGGGCGCGTCTCAAGGCCAATCGCGCCGCCATGTTCAGCCTTTATTACCTGGCCTTTGTCGCGATCATTAGCGTGTTCGGCCCTTGGTTCGTGCCGCACCAGTACACGACCATCTATGCCGACTATGTGCGCACGCCGCCGAGCTTCACGGCCTATCCCAAGGCCGATATGATCGAGACGGCCCTCGATGACGCGATCAAGCGCATGCGGGTCGACATCAAGGAATGGAAGCAGGAGGGCGAGCGCGTCACGGTCACCGTCACCTCGACGAAGCCGATCGACGATCGCAACATCCGCTACCTCGACCGGTCCGACGCCTTCGACAACACCAAGATCGAGAGCAAGTCGCCCGACGGCCTCGAAGTGACGATGAGCACGTCGGTCAAGCAGCAGTATTTCCTGTTCGGCACCGACAACACCGGGCGCGATCTTCTCTCGCGCACACTGATGGCCGGGCGGATATCGCTAGCCATCGGCCTGCTTGCCGGTGTCGTGGCGGTGGTGATCGGGGTGATCTACGGGGCCACGGCCGGCTTCGCCGGCGGCAAGGTGGACGAAGTGATGATGCGCATCGTCGACGTGCTCTATTCCTTGCCGTTCATCTTCTTCGTCATCATGCTGGTGGTGTTCTTCGGCCGCAACTTCGTGCTGATGTTCCTGGCGGTCGGCGCGGTGCTGTGGCTCGACATGGCGCGCATCGTGCGTGGCCAGGCGCTGTCGATCCGTCGCCAGGAATATGTCCAGGCGGCCGAAGCCATGGGCGTCGGCCAGCGCGGCATCCTGCTGCGCCATGTCATCCCCAACCTGCTTGGCCCCGTTGTGATCTATATGACGCTGCTGGTGCCGCAGGTCATCATCCTGGAGAGCTTCCTGTCGTTCCTGGGGCTTGGCATCCAGGAGCCGATGACCAGCTGGGGCGTGCTGATCTCGGTCGGCGCCAAGAACATCGGCACGGCCAACTGGCTGCTCTTGTTTCCCGCCTTCTTCCTCGTCTCGACGCTGTTTGCCCTGAATTTCGTCGGCGACGGCCTGCGCGACGCGCTTGATCCAAGAGATCGATAG
- a CDS encoding alpha-glucosidase family protein — translation MADNNSGQGAEWWRGCVIYQVYPRSFQDTTGDGSGDLRGITARLAHIASLGVDAVWLSPFFKSPMADMGYDVSDYRAVDPMFGTLEDFDALVAEAHRLGLRIIIDQVLSHSSDKHEWFIESRSSRDNPKADWYVWADTKPDGNAPNNWLSVFGGPAWEWDSTRRQYYMHNFLASQPDLNFHNPEVQDALLDTVRFWLERGVDGFRLDTVNYYVHDRWLRSNPPLASSVAGTNSETNTYLYQEHLFDKTQPENLAFLRRFRALLDEYEGRAAVGEIGDEGRSLQTLAAYTSGGDMLQMCYTFDLLGPQFSAAHVRGCVAAFENAVADGWVCWAFSNHDVVRHVSRWTPPDGDPDAVARFSIMLLACLRGSICLYQGEELGLEEAELAYEDLRDPVGIRFWPGVKGRDGCRTPMVWEAGADNAGFSTGRPWLPVPASHRARAVDVQNSDEQSVLSAYRSALALRKRHPALVNGSIRFLDAEGDVLAFIREAGGERLLCVFNFAGEATNWPLPPDIGAVATVLDGTAAVEAEALSLPSLGRFLGRLD, via the coding sequence ATGGCCGACAACAATTCCGGGCAGGGCGCAGAATGGTGGCGCGGCTGCGTCATCTATCAAGTCTATCCCCGCTCCTTCCAGGACACGACAGGCGACGGCAGCGGCGATCTCAGGGGCATCACGGCAAGGCTGGCGCACATCGCCTCGCTTGGCGTCGACGCCGTCTGGCTGTCGCCCTTCTTCAAGTCGCCGATGGCCGATATGGGCTACGACGTCTCGGATTATCGCGCTGTCGATCCGATGTTCGGCACACTGGAGGATTTTGACGCGCTGGTCGCCGAGGCGCATCGGCTGGGTCTGAGGATCATCATCGACCAAGTGCTGTCGCATTCGTCCGACAAGCATGAATGGTTCATCGAAAGCCGTTCAAGCCGCGACAATCCCAAGGCCGACTGGTACGTCTGGGCCGATACGAAACCCGATGGCAACGCACCCAACAACTGGCTGTCCGTCTTCGGTGGCCCGGCCTGGGAATGGGACTCGACCCGCCGGCAATATTACATGCACAATTTCCTCGCCTCGCAGCCTGACCTGAATTTCCATAACCCGGAGGTCCAGGACGCGCTTCTGGACACCGTGCGGTTCTGGCTGGAGCGTGGGGTCGATGGTTTCCGGCTCGACACGGTCAATTACTATGTCCACGACCGCTGGCTGCGCAGCAATCCGCCTTTGGCGTCGAGCGTCGCCGGCACCAACAGCGAGACCAACACCTATCTTTACCAGGAGCATCTGTTCGACAAGACGCAACCGGAAAACCTTGCCTTCCTCAGGCGCTTCCGGGCGCTGCTGGACGAATATGAGGGCCGCGCCGCGGTCGGCGAGATCGGCGATGAAGGCCGTTCCTTGCAGACGCTCGCCGCCTACACCTCCGGCGGCGACATGCTGCAGATGTGCTACACGTTCGATTTGCTCGGTCCTCAGTTTTCAGCGGCGCATGTGCGCGGCTGCGTCGCGGCCTTTGAAAATGCGGTGGCCGATGGCTGGGTCTGCTGGGCCTTCTCCAACCATGACGTGGTGCGCCACGTCAGCCGCTGGACGCCGCCGGACGGCGATCCTGATGCGGTGGCCAGATTCTCGATCATGCTGCTCGCCTGCCTGCGCGGCTCGATCTGCCTCTACCAGGGCGAGGAACTCGGCCTGGAGGAGGCCGAGCTTGCCTATGAGGATTTGCGCGATCCCGTCGGCATCCGCTTCTGGCCAGGTGTGAAGGGCAGGGATGGCTGCCGCACGCCGATGGTCTGGGAGGCTGGCGCCGACAATGCCGGCTTCTCCACCGGCAGGCCCTGGCTGCCGGTGCCGGCGAGCCATCGCGCCCGCGCGGTCGATGTGCAGAACAGCGACGAGCAATCGGTGCTGTCAGCCTATCGCTCGGCGCTCGCCTTGCGCAAACGGCATCCGGCGCTGGTCAACGGTTCGATCCGCTTTCTCGACGCCGAGGGTGACGTGCTCGCCTTCATCCGCGAAGCAGGCGGGGAGAGGCTGCTCTGTGTCTTCAACTTCGCCGGGGAGGCGACAAATTGGCCGCTGCCGCCGGACATTGGTGCGGTCGCCACTGTCTTGGATGGCACTGCCGCAGTCGAGGCAGAAGCGCTCTCGCTGCCATCTCTCGGTCGCTTCCTCGGTCGGCTCGACTGA
- a CDS encoding TadG family pilus assembly protein, translating to MLMRAGKGIGRLARSMAGDSKANFAVMTALIAPVALALAAVAIDEASIYTERREAQAMVDLAAITAASNINNVNTAVVTTLTDNGMPDVVVQASGQTIAPAIGKTVVTVTQGRYASSTATVTQRFQAGVTPYNAVRVTLAKIPARYFASSLIPTPVIGTQATASMTPQATFSVGSRLLGVNGGILNALLSGLLGGNISLSVMDYNGLISADVSVLSFISALATQLNVTGGTYSNVLASKATVGQIATAMANVPGLGNTAKIALQSIASKSTSTVKIPLSSLVDLGSVGSLGLGQQPSGLGVDASAIGMLTAAAVLANGTNQADIDLGATIPGLLSTKLSIAIGEPAQSSPWLAVGGIGTVVRTAQTRIKLTASVGVGTPGLGGGVSLLAVNLPLNVEVAYAEAKLTDITCPTGPSSINVSIAAHPGIAQLNLANSNNPSGFADFSQPQTFTDAEIANVSFKLLLINIPLIKVMGSAATAITNNSPQTLTFNATDIANKTIKTVSTRNISQSLTTSLVNNLSLSVNALGLGIDLTALLGTVKPAVVTLLNTVTAPVDDLLYNVLSALGVGVGQADVRVTGAICGRAVLVQ from the coding sequence ATGCTGATGCGGGCGGGCAAGGGCATCGGCCGGCTTGCACGGTCGATGGCAGGAGACAGCAAGGCGAACTTCGCCGTGATGACGGCACTGATCGCTCCGGTCGCGTTGGCGCTGGCGGCGGTGGCGATCGACGAGGCCTCGATCTACACCGAGCGCCGGGAAGCCCAGGCGATGGTCGACCTTGCGGCGATCACCGCGGCCTCGAACATCAACAATGTCAACACCGCAGTCGTCACCACGCTCACCGACAACGGCATGCCCGACGTCGTCGTTCAAGCTTCCGGCCAGACCATTGCCCCGGCCATCGGCAAGACGGTGGTGACGGTCACGCAAGGCCGATATGCCTCATCGACCGCCACTGTCACCCAGCGCTTCCAGGCGGGGGTGACCCCCTACAATGCAGTGCGTGTCACGCTGGCGAAAATCCCCGCCCGCTATTTCGCGAGCTCGCTCATCCCCACACCGGTGATCGGCACCCAAGCCACGGCCAGCATGACGCCGCAGGCGACATTCTCGGTCGGGTCGAGGCTGCTCGGCGTCAATGGCGGCATCCTCAACGCGCTTCTGAGCGGACTTCTCGGCGGCAACATCTCGCTCAGCGTCATGGACTATAACGGGCTGATCTCGGCCGATGTCAGCGTGCTTTCCTTCATCAGTGCGCTCGCCACACAATTGAACGTGACCGGCGGTACCTATTCGAACGTCCTGGCCTCGAAGGCGACTGTGGGCCAGATCGCCACCGCAATGGCCAACGTCCCCGGTCTCGGCAACACGGCAAAGATCGCCCTGCAGAGCATTGCATCCAAGTCGACGAGCACGGTCAAGATCCCGCTCAGCAGTCTTGTCGACCTTGGTTCCGTCGGCAGCCTGGGGCTCGGGCAACAGCCGTCCGGCCTTGGCGTGGACGCAAGCGCGATTGGAATGCTGACCGCCGCCGCAGTGCTCGCGAACGGCACCAACCAGGCCGACATCGATCTCGGCGCCACCATCCCGGGATTGCTCTCCACCAAGCTCAGCATCGCCATTGGCGAGCCGGCGCAATCCTCGCCATGGCTCGCGGTCGGTGGCATCGGCACTGTCGTTCGAACGGCCCAGACGCGCATCAAACTGACGGCGTCCGTCGGTGTCGGCACACCAGGTCTCGGCGGCGGCGTCAGCCTGCTGGCCGTCAACCTGCCGCTCAATGTCGAAGTCGCCTATGCCGAAGCCAAGCTGACCGACATCACTTGTCCGACAGGACCATCCAGCATCAATGTTTCCATTGCCGCACACCCCGGTATTGCCCAGCTTAACCTGGCCAACAGCAACAATCCCTCCGGCTTCGCCGATTTCAGCCAGCCACAGACCTTCACCGACGCCGAGATCGCGAATGTGAGCTTCAAGCTCCTGCTGATCAACATCCCGCTGATCAAGGTGATGGGTTCGGCCGCAACCGCGATCACCAACAACAGCCCGCAAACCTTGACGTTCAACGCGACCGACATCGCCAACAAAACGATCAAAACCGTTTCGACGCGAAATATCTCGCAGTCGCTGACCACGTCGCTGGTCAACAACCTGTCGCTTTCGGTCAATGCGCTTGGTCTCGGCATCGATCTGACGGCGCTGCTTGGAACAGTGAAGCCGGCGGTGGTGACCCTGCTTAACACTGTCACGGCGCCGGTCGACGACCTGCTTTACAATGTGCTTTCGGCGCTGGGTGTCGGAGTCGGCCAGGCCGACGTGCGTGTCACCGGCGCGATCTGCGGACGCGCGGTGCTCGTTCAGTAA